A genomic region of Kribbella sp. NBC_00382 contains the following coding sequences:
- a CDS encoding substrate-binding domain-containing protein — MHFSTRTARLGVAATAVIALLTLAACGGSGSDSTAGSNDKIGVSLITKDSSNPFFVAMQKGAKEEAAKNNVDLTVASGKADGDEQGQVQAIENAIAQGQKGILITPNGPGVNSAIKKARDAGLYVIALDTPPDPADTVDITFATDNFEAGKLIGQWTAKQLAGKPATIALLDLFNDKVVSVDYNRDQGFLTGLGVDVKDAKKNGDEAKSGKYGASDYTIVCNEPTQGAEDGGRSAMENCLTKNSNINVVYTINEPAAVGAYNALKAAGKTNGVLVVSVDGGCAGVKSVKDGVIGATSQQYPLKMASLGVESIAKIARGGDKPKNSEGLDFYNTGVALVTDKAAAGVDSIDTAKAGTLCWG; from the coding sequence ATGCACTTCTCCACCCGTACGGCGCGGCTCGGTGTGGCCGCGACCGCGGTCATCGCATTGCTCACCCTGGCCGCGTGCGGCGGATCCGGCTCCGACTCGACCGCCGGGTCGAACGACAAGATCGGCGTGTCGCTGATCACCAAGGACTCCAGCAACCCGTTCTTCGTCGCCATGCAGAAGGGCGCGAAGGAGGAGGCCGCCAAGAACAACGTTGACCTCACCGTGGCCTCCGGCAAGGCCGACGGTGACGAGCAGGGGCAGGTCCAGGCGATCGAGAACGCGATCGCCCAGGGCCAGAAGGGCATCCTGATCACGCCGAACGGGCCCGGCGTCAACAGCGCGATCAAGAAGGCCCGCGACGCCGGCCTGTACGTGATCGCGCTGGACACGCCGCCCGACCCGGCCGACACCGTCGACATCACCTTCGCCACCGACAACTTCGAGGCGGGCAAGCTGATCGGGCAGTGGACGGCCAAGCAGCTGGCCGGCAAGCCGGCCACCATCGCGCTGCTCGACCTGTTCAACGACAAGGTCGTCTCCGTCGACTACAACCGCGACCAGGGCTTCCTGACCGGCCTGGGAGTCGACGTCAAGGACGCCAAGAAGAACGGCGACGAGGCGAAGTCCGGCAAGTACGGCGCCAGCGACTACACGATCGTCTGCAACGAGCCCACCCAGGGCGCCGAGGACGGCGGCCGGTCGGCGATGGAGAACTGCCTGACCAAGAACTCCAACATCAACGTGGTCTACACGATCAACGAGCCGGCCGCGGTCGGCGCCTACAACGCGCTCAAGGCAGCGGGTAAGACCAACGGCGTACTGGTGGTCTCGGTCGACGGAGGCTGTGCCGGAGTCAAGTCCGTGAAGGACGGTGTCATCGGCGCGACCTCGCAGCAGTACCCGTTGAAGATGGCGTCGCTCGGCGTCGAGTCCATCGCCAAGATCGCCCGCGGCGGCGACAAGCCCAAGAACTCCGAGGGCCTCGACTTCTACAACACCGGCGTCGCCCTCGTGACCGATAAGGCCGCCGCCGGCGTCGACAGCATCGACACCGCCAAGGCCGGCACGCTGTGCTGGGGATGA
- a CDS encoding LacI family DNA-binding transcriptional regulator, which translates to MTTTLTQSGSDRDRPARSTMKDVAQLAGVSVKTVSRVVNGEPGASVAVRERVLQAAERLDYRHNLGASTLRRKDARSGIVGALLQDVGNSFSAGLLRALEDAVREAGLSVLAASLDEEPERERGLVSDLVARRADGLVLMPASDRHEYLLSEHRAGLPLVFVDRRPHGLDCDSVTIDNRLGASSATAHLIAGGHRRIAMLSDLYEIETARERVAGYRAALDEAKIPFDPQLLVHSVRSEQEAEQIVTDLLGTADAPTAFLTGRNILTVGAVRALRSLGLSHQIALVGFDDFPLADLVEPALTVVRQDVRRIGTEVGRILLDRLAGDTSPPQHVVLEPSLVCRGSGEIRPPSEGIHRD; encoded by the coding sequence GTGACGACAACGTTGACGCAGTCCGGGTCGGACAGAGATCGACCGGCCCGGTCCACGATGAAGGACGTGGCGCAACTGGCCGGCGTGAGCGTCAAGACGGTGTCGCGGGTGGTCAACGGAGAGCCGGGAGCGTCGGTCGCAGTTCGTGAGCGGGTGCTGCAGGCCGCGGAACGGCTCGACTACCGGCACAACCTCGGCGCCAGCACCCTGCGGCGCAAAGACGCGCGCTCCGGCATCGTCGGGGCTCTGCTGCAAGACGTCGGGAACAGCTTCTCGGCCGGCCTGTTACGTGCGCTCGAGGACGCCGTGCGGGAGGCCGGCCTGTCAGTACTGGCCGCAAGCCTCGACGAGGAGCCCGAGCGGGAACGCGGCCTCGTCTCCGACCTGGTCGCCCGTCGCGCCGACGGACTCGTCCTGATGCCGGCCTCCGACCGTCACGAGTACTTGCTGAGCGAGCACCGCGCCGGACTTCCGCTGGTGTTCGTCGACCGCAGGCCACACGGCCTGGATTGTGACTCCGTCACCATCGACAACCGGCTCGGCGCCAGCTCCGCGACTGCCCACCTGATCGCCGGAGGACATCGCCGGATCGCGATGCTGAGCGACCTGTACGAGATCGAAACGGCCAGGGAACGCGTCGCCGGGTATCGCGCGGCTCTCGACGAGGCGAAGATCCCCTTCGATCCCCAACTGCTGGTGCACAGCGTTCGTAGCGAGCAGGAGGCAGAGCAGATCGTCACCGACCTGCTCGGCACGGCCGACGCACCGACCGCATTCCTCACCGGACGCAACATCCTCACCGTGGGCGCTGTCCGCGCCCTGCGATCGTTGGGCCTGTCGCATCAGATCGCCCTGGTCGGTTTCGACGACTTCCCCTTGGCAGATCTGGTCGAACCCGCACTCACAGTGGTCCGGCAGGACGTGCGGCGCATCGGTACCGAGGTCGGCCGCATCCTCCTGGACCGACTCGCCGGGGACACCAGCCCACCACAGCACGTCGTGCTCGAGCCATCCCTGGTCTGCCGCGGAAGCGGCGAGATTCGCCCGCCGAGCGAAGGAATCCATCGGGATTGA
- a CDS encoding MarR family winged helix-turn-helix transcriptional regulator, translated as MSTADEDAQAFADLFRETYLRFHRRDGKRNEMSGASRAVLQHLSQTGPLTVGDIALHLDRAQSVVSDIVTQLESKGVLERERDPEDRRRTLVWLSADGFAVLRADRDVLSVPALAEAFAALPPGERAALLTTLSTLVRSNGAQ; from the coding sequence GTGAGCACTGCTGATGAGGACGCTCAGGCGTTCGCCGATCTGTTTCGGGAGACGTACCTGCGGTTTCATCGGCGGGACGGGAAGCGGAACGAGATGTCGGGGGCCAGCCGGGCCGTACTGCAGCATCTTTCGCAGACCGGGCCGTTGACCGTGGGGGACATTGCGCTGCATCTGGATCGGGCGCAGTCGGTGGTCAGCGACATCGTGACGCAGCTCGAGTCCAAAGGGGTGCTGGAGCGGGAGCGCGATCCGGAGGACCGGCGCCGCACGCTGGTGTGGCTGTCGGCCGATGGCTTCGCCGTACTACGCGCTGACCGCGACGTGCTCAGCGTCCCAGCCCTGGCCGAGGCGTTCGCCGCCCTGCCACCCGGCGAGCGAGCCGCCCTGCTCACCACCCTGTCCACCCTCGTTCGATCGAACGGAGCCCAGTGA
- a CDS encoding ABC transporter substrate-binding protein produces MSTGVSRRRLLGVGAGVGAALTVGVPASARTTAREEGRSLDELYEAAVRESGKLVIYAGGDTPTQQDATAAAFRARFPGIALTMVVDYSKFHDVRVDNQLATGTLVPDVVQLQTVQDFVRWKQQGRLLRYKPAGFGAVHNKFKDADGAWVAISVLAFSYLYSVGAVGNNVPASPRALTDPRWRGQIASAYPNDDDATLFLYKRYAEAYGWSWIADLAQQQVSFARGSNWPGEAVGGGQKALGVGGAGNPRQTTPTRWVVPDKDPFMAWGQRAAILAGARNRTAAKLYLNWQLTKASQEASFNGWSVRTDTAVPAGVRPIWTYANADLDGFPAFMANRAEAERWRQTFSLYFGEVSGAPTPGWLGLHPGR; encoded by the coding sequence GTGAGCACTGGGGTCAGCCGTCGCAGGTTGCTGGGAGTCGGGGCCGGGGTCGGAGCGGCGTTGACGGTCGGAGTACCGGCATCGGCCCGTACCACCGCACGCGAGGAGGGCCGGTCGCTGGACGAGCTGTACGAAGCGGCCGTCCGTGAGTCCGGCAAGCTGGTGATCTACGCGGGTGGCGACACGCCCACCCAGCAGGACGCGACGGCGGCAGCGTTCCGGGCTCGCTTCCCGGGGATCGCGTTGACGATGGTGGTGGACTACAGCAAGTTCCACGACGTCCGGGTCGACAATCAACTCGCGACGGGGACGCTGGTACCGGATGTCGTGCAGTTGCAGACCGTGCAGGACTTCGTCCGCTGGAAGCAGCAGGGGCGGCTTCTCCGGTACAAGCCGGCCGGTTTCGGTGCCGTCCACAACAAATTCAAGGATGCCGATGGCGCTTGGGTCGCGATCAGCGTGCTGGCCTTCAGCTACCTCTACAGCGTCGGTGCGGTAGGCAACAATGTACCGGCGTCGCCGCGTGCGTTGACGGATCCGCGGTGGCGCGGGCAGATCGCCTCGGCCTACCCGAACGATGACGACGCGACACTCTTCCTCTACAAGCGGTACGCCGAGGCCTACGGCTGGTCGTGGATCGCAGACCTGGCGCAGCAGCAGGTTTCGTTTGCCCGAGGCTCCAATTGGCCGGGTGAGGCCGTCGGCGGCGGGCAGAAGGCGCTCGGTGTCGGCGGCGCGGGCAACCCCCGCCAGACCACGCCGACGAGATGGGTGGTGCCGGACAAGGATCCCTTCATGGCCTGGGGCCAGCGCGCCGCGATCCTGGCCGGCGCCCGCAACCGGACCGCGGCCAAGCTCTATCTCAACTGGCAGCTGACCAAGGCCAGCCAGGAGGCCTCCTTCAACGGCTGGTCGGTGCGCACCGACACGGCGGTACCGGCCGGAGTACGGCCGATCTGGACGTACGCGAACGCCGACCTGGACGGCTTCCCCGCCTTCATGGCCAACCGGGCCGAGGCCGAACGCTGGCGGCAGACCTTCAGCTTGTACTTCGGTGAGGTCAGCGGAGCGCCGACCCCGGGCTGGCTGGGGCTGCACCCTGGACGCTGA
- a CDS encoding sensor histidine kinase: protein MSRTTVSRLEIAVHGAFFLIVIGSLGRLFALNTSLCLYVLGLSVLLSGGYTTMVWAGSRLGRWQVPVAGMVTGIWLLLISTVPAPYPSVYSWLAIPLACLLLRALPPRRAIIAIGIVTGLLVIALYRQSRGIDLFLPPVAAVWATVALYAGQQRDTTIRQNLLEQLRSTRDELAEQQHEAGILAERARLAGELHDTVTQDLAGSRMLLQAADREWDSDPAKARLRVRGVTESLGQNVVQARRLIAGLTPAALDQGGLEVALEELCRREERYGPTVALRVTGEPRVMSPEAETALLRTAQGALANVRDHAGADRIEVVLDWQDESVRLRISDNGNGVPDRAPAPDRGLGLPSLRERLGTLGGTLTLDSTPGRGTALTASVPIGMVAG from the coding sequence GTGTCGCGGACAACCGTGTCCCGCCTTGAGATCGCTGTGCATGGAGCGTTCTTCCTGATCGTGATCGGCTCGCTCGGCCGACTGTTCGCGCTGAACACCTCGCTGTGCCTCTACGTGCTGGGCCTGAGCGTGCTGCTCTCGGGCGGCTACACCACGATGGTCTGGGCGGGCAGCCGACTCGGCCGATGGCAGGTTCCCGTGGCCGGGATGGTCACCGGCATCTGGCTGCTACTCATCAGCACCGTGCCGGCGCCGTACCCTTCGGTCTACAGCTGGCTGGCGATTCCGTTGGCCTGCTTGCTGCTTCGGGCCCTTCCGCCGCGTCGCGCGATCATTGCCATCGGCATCGTCACCGGGCTGCTGGTGATCGCCCTCTACCGTCAGTCCAGGGGCATCGACCTGTTCCTGCCGCCTGTGGCCGCGGTCTGGGCCACAGTCGCCCTGTACGCCGGCCAGCAACGCGACACCACCATCCGGCAGAACCTGCTCGAGCAACTCCGGAGTACCAGGGACGAGCTCGCCGAACAGCAACACGAGGCTGGCATCCTGGCCGAGCGAGCTCGCCTGGCCGGTGAACTCCATGACACCGTCACGCAGGACCTTGCGGGCAGCCGGATGCTCTTGCAGGCGGCCGATCGGGAGTGGGACTCCGATCCGGCGAAGGCGCGGCTGCGGGTCCGGGGCGTCACCGAGTCGCTGGGGCAGAACGTAGTACAGGCTCGGCGGTTGATCGCCGGGCTGACCCCGGCGGCGCTGGATCAGGGTGGTCTCGAGGTGGCGCTGGAGGAGTTGTGCCGGCGTGAAGAGCGGTACGGGCCGACTGTCGCGCTGAGGGTGACGGGGGAGCCGCGGGTGATGAGTCCGGAGGCGGAGACTGCGTTGCTGCGGACGGCTCAGGGCGCGCTGGCCAATGTGAGAGACCACGCGGGGGCGGATCGGATCGAGGTCGTGCTCGACTGGCAGGACGAGTCGGTGCGGCTGCGGATCAGCGACAACGGGAACGGCGTACCGGATCGTGCGCCCGCTCCCGACCGGGGATTAGGCCTGCCGTCGTTGCGTGAACGCCTAGGCACCTTGGGCGGGACGCTCACGCTGGACAGTACGCCGGGCCGCGGTACGGCGCTGACCGCTTCGGTGCCGATCGGGATGGTCGCGGGATGA
- a CDS encoding response regulator transcription factor, which produces MKVLLVDDHVVVRAGLRALLEGEPGFEVVGETGDGGTAIRLALDLQPDLVLMDLRLAAGGMDGIEATRRLAGLMPGVKIVVLTSHGTRTDVALALAAGARGYVLKAGQPDELFRALRTANDGGTGIAQEAVGLLVDEVTSPATALSDREVEVVRLLAEGRSNREIAAELFLSEATVKTHLVRIYRKLEATNRAGAVTEALRRGLVQLG; this is translated from the coding sequence ATGAAGGTGCTGTTGGTCGACGACCATGTGGTGGTCCGGGCCGGACTGCGGGCGCTGCTCGAGGGGGAGCCCGGGTTCGAGGTGGTCGGTGAGACCGGCGACGGCGGAACGGCGATCCGGCTCGCGCTCGACCTCCAGCCTGACCTGGTACTGATGGATCTGCGGCTGGCAGCGGGCGGAATGGACGGGATCGAGGCCACGCGACGGCTCGCCGGTCTGATGCCTGGCGTGAAGATCGTCGTGCTGACCAGCCACGGCACCCGGACCGACGTCGCCCTGGCCCTGGCGGCGGGTGCTCGTGGGTACGTCCTGAAGGCCGGGCAGCCGGACGAGTTGTTCCGTGCGCTCCGGACCGCGAACGACGGTGGTACCGGCATCGCGCAGGAGGCCGTCGGCCTGCTCGTCGACGAGGTGACCTCGCCGGCCACGGCGTTGAGCGATCGCGAGGTCGAGGTCGTCCGCCTCCTTGCCGAGGGCCGCAGCAACCGCGAGATCGCCGCCGAACTCTTCCTCAGCGAGGCGACGGTCAAGACCCACCTGGTCCGCATCTACCGCAAGCTCGAGGCAACCAACCGAGCGGGCGCCGTCACGGAAGCGCTGCGTCGCGGACTCGTACAGCTGGGCTGA